Proteins encoded together in one Bacteroidota bacterium window:
- a CDS encoding alkylphosphonate utilization protein translates to MSDDLKPCPHCECPYGYASGDDRYTCPDCNHEWNPAENQGNSLVVKDANGTVLQDGDTVVVVKDLPVKGAPKPIKAGTKVKNIRLSDGDHNIDCKIDGFGSMALKSEFVKKAT, encoded by the coding sequence ATGTCAGACGATTTAAAACCCTGCCCTCATTGTGAATGCCCCTACGGTTATGCCTCGGGCGATGACCGGTACACCTGTCCGGATTGTAACCATGAATGGAATCCGGCAGAAAACCAGGGAAATTCTCTGGTGGTCAAAGATGCAAACGGGACGGTTCTGCAGGATGGAGATACCGTTGTAGTGGTGAAAGATTTACCGGTAAAGGGTGCTCCAAAACCAATTAAGGCCGGGACCAAAGTGAAAAACATCCGGCTCAGCGATGGAGATCATAACATCGATTGTAAAATAGATGGATTCGGATCGATGGCGCTCAAATCGGAGTTTGTAAAGAAGGCGACATGA
- a CDS encoding DUF4349 domain-containing protein — MNRHFLLPTLLFLMPLSACSTKENHEPITANVIQSQSSTNSQLQDDFGDLPEDRKIIKEGEISFGTADIRETREAISQAVNETGAYVSKENQFDHDGKLSYKMVIRVPANRFDFLLSRLSQHADKLDRKNINLLDVTEEYVDIEARLQSKRELENRFKEILKKANTVEDILKTEKEIGAIRLEIDSIEGRLRYLKDSIAYSTLTVEFYQHSNTTFEFYSGIIQAFAKGWDILLMIMVGLAHLWSLFLLILVGVFIYRLYKRTQDKK; from the coding sequence ATGAACCGACATTTCCTGCTACCAACTCTGCTGTTCCTGATGCCTTTGAGCGCATGCAGCACAAAAGAAAATCATGAACCAATTACTGCCAATGTTATTCAGAGTCAATCTTCAACCAACTCTCAGCTTCAAGATGACTTCGGCGACCTGCCTGAAGACAGGAAAATAATCAAAGAAGGTGAAATCAGCTTTGGAACTGCTGACATTCGGGAAACAAGAGAAGCGATAAGCCAGGCTGTAAATGAGACCGGCGCTTATGTTTCGAAGGAAAATCAGTTTGACCACGACGGCAAATTATCATATAAAATGGTCATTCGCGTTCCTGCAAACCGATTTGATTTTCTCCTTTCACGACTTTCACAACATGCAGATAAACTGGATAGAAAGAACATCAATCTTTTAGATGTAACAGAAGAATATGTTGATATCGAAGCCCGACTTCAATCAAAAAGAGAACTTGAGAACCGATTCAAAGAGATCTTAAAGAAGGCCAACACGGTTGAAGACATTTTGAAAACCGAAAAGGAAATCGGCGCCATCCGGTTGGAGATCGATTCAATCGAGGGGAGGCTCCGGTACCTTAAAGATTCTATTGCCTACAGCACCCTGACTGTCGAATTTTACCAACATTCCAATACCACCTTTGAATTTTATTCAGGAATCATTCAAGCATTCGCTAAAGGGTGGGACATCCTGCTAATGATTATGGTCGGATTAGCACACCTTTGGTCCCTATTCCTCCTTATTCTTGTTGGAGTATTTATATATCGGCTTTATAAAAGAACACAAGACAAAAAATAG
- a CDS encoding dihydrofolate reductase family protein, translating to MRPLISFMHISLDGFVAGPNGEMNWITVNQDIFDHVGQRIRQTDTSMYGRVTWQMMESYWPTAGTKPNATRHDIEHSAWYRDVHKVVLSTTLKADELTNTTVIRDRLSEQIRAIKNQPGSEILVFGSPSATHALIEADLIDGYWLFVNPIILGQGIPLFTGKSAKATLSLIATKPFACGVTELSYMVKRV from the coding sequence ATGCGACCTCTCATTTCTTTCATGCATATTTCTCTGGATGGCTTCGTGGCCGGACCCAATGGCGAAATGAACTGGATCACCGTGAATCAGGACATTTTTGATCATGTGGGTCAGCGGATCCGGCAAACCGACACTTCAATGTATGGTCGGGTCACCTGGCAGATGATGGAAAGTTACTGGCCCACGGCTGGTACAAAACCCAATGCAACCCGCCACGACATTGAACATTCGGCATGGTACCGCGACGTTCACAAGGTGGTTCTCTCCACCACACTGAAAGCAGATGAACTGACGAATACGACGGTGATCAGGGACCGGCTTTCGGAGCAGATCCGGGCCATTAAAAATCAACCGGGTTCCGAAATACTCGTGTTCGGGAGTCCGTCTGCCACCCACGCACTTATTGAGGCAGACCTGATTGACGGATACTGGCTGTTTGTGAATCCGATCATTCTGGGACAGGGAATTCCGCTGTTCACCGGTAAAAGCGCAAAAGCCACTTTGTCACTGATTGCCACCAAACCGTTTGCATGCGGGGTGACAGAACTGAGTTACATGGTAAAAAGAGTCTGA